From a single Salvelinus sp. IW2-2015 unplaced genomic scaffold, ASM291031v2 Un_scaffold16442, whole genome shotgun sequence genomic region:
- the LOC112080693 gene encoding zinc finger protein 180-like isoform X1: MSSLSYSLLVKEEKEEEAVTIQNQVEVESVTVKEEQYVTVKEEEDAFRVKEEEDAVFGVKEEMGEMTVTSKRENEEEEEDTGYLRPVFQSHLKASKDELSRKMVLRNLALINTXQRRDYRGSCGGPQQPQNADEAEKSLSTSKHLKKHQQRPTGKKSHCCSYCGKGCKSSSELKIHQGTHTGEKPYSCNLCGKSYIRSDSLKVHMRIHTGEKPYSCTQCGKSFTQSSNLLSHQRKHTGEKYYSCNQCGKSFTTSSHLIRHQRTHTGEKPYSCNQCGKSFTQSNTLVSHQRTHTGEKPHSCNQCGKSFTQLSTLVSHKRTHTGEKPYSCAQCGKIFTTSSDLTVHQRTHTGEKPYSCDQCDKRYSDKRSLIKHQKIHS, encoded by the exons atgagttcactaagctactctctactggtgaaagaggagaaggaagaggaggctgttacaatacaaaaTCAAGTAGAGGTTGAgtctgttacagtgaaagaagagcaATACGTTACAGTgaaggaagaggaagacgcgttcagagtgaaagaggaggaggatgcagtatttggagtgaaagaggagatgggggagatgACTGTCACATCGAAAAGGGAGaacgaggaagaagaggaggacactGGATATCTGAGGCCGGTTTTCCAGTCGCATCTTAAGGCATCCAAGGATGAACTTAGCCGTAAGATGGTTTTGAGAAACCTGGCCCTGATTAATacta SACAGAGAcgtgactatcgtggatcctgTGGGGGGCCTCAACAACCTCAGaatgctgacgaggcagagaagagtctctccacatcaaaacacctcaagaaacaccagcagagacccacagggaagaaatctcacTGCTGCTCTTACTGTGGGAAAGGTTGCAAATCTTCATCAGAACTTAAAATCCACcagggaacacacacaggagagaagccgtaTAGCTGTAATCTATGTGGGAAGAGTTATATAAGATCAGATTCATTAAAAGTACACATGagaattcacactggagagaaaccttatagctgtactcaatgtgggaagagttttactcagtcaagcAACCTGTTATCacaccagagaaaacacacaggagagaaatattatagctgtaatcaatgtgggaagagttttaccacatcaagccatctgattcgacaccagagaacacacacaggagagaagccttatagttgtaatcaatgtgggaagagttttactcagtcaaacaccctggtatcacaccagagaacacacacaggagagaagcctcatagttgtaatcaatgtgggaagagttttactcagttaaGCACCCTGGTATcacacaagagaacacacacaggagagaaaccttatagctgtgctCAATGTGGGAAGATTTTTACTACATCTAGTGATCTGAcggtacaccagagaacacacacaggagagaaaccttatagctgtgatcagtgtgacaagagatactctgataaaagatctctgatcaagcatcagaaaatacattcatga
- the LOC112080693 gene encoding zinc finger protein 180-like isoform X2 encodes MGEMTVTSKRENEEEEEDTGYLRPVFQSHLKASKDELSRKMVLRNLALINTXQRRDYRGSCGGPQQPQNADEAEKSLSTSKHLKKHQQRPTGKKSHCCSYCGKGCKSSSELKIHQGTHTGEKPYSCNLCGKSYIRSDSLKVHMRIHTGEKPYSCTQCGKSFTQSSNLLSHQRKHTGEKYYSCNQCGKSFTTSSHLIRHQRTHTGEKPYSCNQCGKSFTQSNTLVSHQRTHTGEKPHSCNQCGKSFTQLSTLVSHKRTHTGEKPYSCAQCGKIFTTSSDLTVHQRTHTGEKPYSCDQCDKRYSDKRSLIKHQKIHS; translated from the exons atgggggagatgACTGTCACATCGAAAAGGGAGaacgaggaagaagaggaggacactGGATATCTGAGGCCGGTTTTCCAGTCGCATCTTAAGGCATCCAAGGATGAACTTAGCCGTAAGATGGTTTTGAGAAACCTGGCCCTGATTAATacta SACAGAGAcgtgactatcgtggatcctgTGGGGGGCCTCAACAACCTCAGaatgctgacgaggcagagaagagtctctccacatcaaaacacctcaagaaacaccagcagagacccacagggaagaaatctcacTGCTGCTCTTACTGTGGGAAAGGTTGCAAATCTTCATCAGAACTTAAAATCCACcagggaacacacacaggagagaagccgtaTAGCTGTAATCTATGTGGGAAGAGTTATATAAGATCAGATTCATTAAAAGTACACATGagaattcacactggagagaaaccttatagctgtactcaatgtgggaagagttttactcagtcaagcAACCTGTTATCacaccagagaaaacacacaggagagaaatattatagctgtaatcaatgtgggaagagttttaccacatcaagccatctgattcgacaccagagaacacacacaggagagaagccttatagttgtaatcaatgtgggaagagttttactcagtcaaacaccctggtatcacaccagagaacacacacaggagagaagcctcatagttgtaatcaatgtgggaagagttttactcagttaaGCACCCTGGTATcacacaagagaacacacacaggagagaaaccttatagctgtgctCAATGTGGGAAGATTTTTACTACATCTAGTGATCTGAcggtacaccagagaacacacacaggagagaaaccttatagctgtgatcagtgtgacaagagatactctgataaaagatctctgatcaagcatcagaaaatacattcatga